The following are encoded in a window of Bdellovibrionales bacterium genomic DNA:
- a CDS encoding helix-turn-helix transcriptional regulator, with translation MNTMKKLKARDNRNQKYLLDLGKRIQTAIILAGYASVYDFWIHCCEENGIARSTLNYIVAGQTDPKITTLRTIAECLGVSITQLLG, from the coding sequence TTGAACACTATGAAAAAACTCAAGGCACGTGACAACCGCAACCAGAAATATCTTCTTGATCTTGGGAAACGCATTCAAACTGCCATTATCTTGGCTGGATATGCTTCAGTGTATGACTTTTGGATTCATTGCTGTGAAGAGAATGGCATTGCACGATCGACATTGAACTATATCGTTGCCGGACAAACAGACCCTAAGATCACGACCTTAAGAACCATCGCTGAATGTTTGGGGGTTTCTATCACTCAGCTACTTGGTTAA
- a CDS encoding DUF488 domain-containing protein, with the protein MKLFTVGYESTSIDQFVEFLAKKDIEIVVDVRKNPVSRKKGFSKNRLAQNLSEKGIEYLHLPSLGVPVEWRHKAKAKLITRNKMFQDYVKKILPKERKDINLIRKLLREKNTCLLCFEADASDCHRHRVSEEVRRLDKKVKVVDLEVLPPNLRMWR; encoded by the coding sequence ATGAAGCTTTTTACGGTCGGTTATGAAAGCACAAGCATAGATCAATTTGTCGAGTTTCTAGCCAAGAAAGACATCGAGATCGTCGTCGATGTCAGGAAAAATCCTGTGAGCCGAAAGAAAGGTTTCTCTAAGAACCGCTTGGCTCAGAATCTTTCGGAGAAGGGAATCGAGTATCTTCACCTGCCGAGTCTGGGAGTGCCGGTGGAGTGGCGCCACAAAGCCAAGGCCAAGCTCATAACCCGGAATAAAATGTTTCAAGACTACGTGAAAAAGATTCTGCCGAAAGAGCGTAAGGACATAAATCTTATCAGAAAACTTCTCCGGGAAAAGAACACCTGTCTTTTATGTTTTGAAGCCGATGCGTCTGATTGTCATCGCCATAGAGTTTCTGAAGAAGTGCGTCGCTTAGATAAAAAAGTGAAAGTTGTTGATCTTGAAGTGCTGCCGCCAAATCTGCGTATGTGGCGTTAG
- a CDS encoding glycoside hydrolase family 15 protein produces MNNHRYDMGLIGNCAYSALIDKNANVQWLCWPRFDSSFIFGGLLDQGKAGHFKICPSTKNYTSTQRYLDNTNVLVTRFESPEGVFEVIDFAPRFLLFERQHKPLMLFRKIKKILGSPRILVDCSPVGDYGKLTPLHMQGSNHIRYEGLEQPVRLTTNASLTYLVEKRDFALSEDLYFVLSWGIPLEGPLESTFEEFLSRTTRYWMKWVESCTLPSIFQKEVIRSALTLKLHQYEDTGAIIASCTTSLPEIPGEGRNWDYRFCWLRDTYYTISALNSLGHFDEMERYAHFIENLNLDQLESLQPVYRIDGSPEMTEIELPMEGYLGNQPVRIGNQAASQIQHDAYGQVLLALYSLYTDERLIDRHVRSSTQMMKRVLKYLEKTMEEPDNGVWEFRGKRAVHAYTLLFHWAGSAAILKIARKIGDGDLEARALKSRDHAASLLESCYDSEKKAYTQAIGSKDLDASMLQMITLGFLIDHPLERSMGHLAAIEKELELSPGFLLRYRHQDDFGLQKSAFLVCSFWHIEALASLGLGDRAEELFKRVLVAQNHLGLMSEDYDLETGSQWGNFPQTYSHVGLINCAFAIDRARRKPGFL; encoded by the coding sequence ATGAATAATCATCGTTATGACATGGGGCTGATCGGCAATTGTGCTTATTCAGCACTCATTGATAAAAATGCAAATGTGCAGTGGCTATGTTGGCCACGCTTCGACTCTAGTTTCATCTTTGGAGGACTCCTCGATCAAGGCAAGGCGGGTCATTTTAAAATTTGTCCCTCGACAAAAAACTACACATCAACGCAAAGATATCTCGACAACACAAATGTGCTAGTCACGCGCTTTGAGAGTCCTGAGGGCGTTTTCGAGGTTATTGATTTTGCTCCGAGATTTTTACTTTTCGAGCGTCAGCATAAACCCCTTATGCTCTTTAGAAAAATAAAAAAAATTTTAGGTTCCCCAAGGATTCTTGTCGACTGCAGTCCCGTGGGAGATTACGGAAAATTAACACCTTTGCATATGCAAGGAAGCAATCACATCCGTTACGAGGGACTTGAACAGCCTGTGCGTTTGACGACGAACGCTTCACTCACCTATTTGGTTGAGAAACGTGATTTTGCTCTCAGTGAAGATCTTTATTTTGTCCTTTCTTGGGGAATTCCTCTGGAAGGTCCCCTCGAAAGCACCTTTGAAGAATTTCTCAGCAGAACAACACGCTACTGGATGAAGTGGGTTGAGTCTTGTACGCTGCCAAGTATTTTTCAAAAAGAAGTGATTCGTTCCGCACTGACCCTGAAGCTCCATCAGTATGAAGACACCGGGGCAATCATCGCCTCTTGCACGACGAGCTTACCGGAAATTCCGGGTGAAGGACGCAACTGGGATTATCGCTTTTGTTGGCTACGTGATACCTACTATACAATTTCGGCACTGAACTCCCTCGGTCACTTTGATGAGATGGAGCGGTACGCGCACTTTATTGAAAACCTAAATCTCGATCAGCTTGAAAGCCTGCAACCAGTCTACCGCATTGATGGATCACCGGAGATGACCGAAATCGAATTGCCCATGGAAGGTTATCTTGGCAATCAGCCTGTGCGCATCGGCAACCAGGCCGCTTCACAAATTCAGCACGATGCCTATGGGCAAGTGCTTTTGGCGCTCTACAGCCTTTACACTGACGAACGCCTGATTGATCGTCATGTTCGCTCTTCAACACAAATGATGAAGCGGGTTCTAAAGTATTTAGAGAAAACGATGGAAGAGCCAGACAACGGCGTCTGGGAATTCCGCGGAAAACGCGCCGTCCATGCTTATACTCTGCTCTTTCACTGGGCCGGAAGTGCGGCGATTCTTAAAATCGCCCGCAAAATCGGTGATGGCGACCTCGAAGCCCGCGCGCTCAAAAGCCGCGACCACGCGGCAAGCTTGCTTGAAAGCTGCTACGATTCAGAGAAGAAAGCTTACACTCAAGCGATCGGCTCTAAGGACCTTGATGCAAGTATGCTTCAAATGATTACTCTGGGTTTTCTGATCGATCATCCTCTCGAAAGATCCATGGGACATCTCGCAGCCATCGAAAAGGAACTCGAGCTCAGTCCGGGCTTTTTACTCCGCTATCGCCATCAAGATGATTTTGGCCTGCAAAAGTCGGCCTTCCTGGTTTGCAGTTTCTGGCATATCGAAGCTCTGGCCTCGCTCGGTCTGGGCGATCGCGCCGAAGAGCTGTTTAAACGAGTTCTGGTCGCCCAGAACCACCTTGGCCTGATGAGCGAAGACTACGATCTTGAAACCGGCAGCCAATGGGGGAACTTTCCGCAGACTTACAGTCATGTCGGACTCATCAACTGTGCTTTTGCCATTGATAGGGCCCGTCGCAAACCCGGCTTTTTGTAA
- a CDS encoding bifunctional alpha,alpha-trehalose-phosphate synthase (UDP-forming)/trehalose-phosphatase, which produces MPNTKRIFVSNRLPFSIDPKTGDLKRGSGGLVSALLGVSLHEPFAWVGFESDPKAAKKIQEEASKHVENLQCYPIQLSKDIYEKYYDGFSNDILWPLFHYEGHFANFDRDNWLAYVEANLKMAEGVARVANPGDTVWVHDFHFMLLPKFLRHLKPQLKIGFFLHIPFPSAELFRQLPVREEILSSLVQCDLIGFHEHSYLRHFDVCLKAILGIESSLFKAEMEGHTVNLGVYPISIDTEGYLKKAEHEEVVAQAQQYREQSVAPYMLLGVDRLDYTKGLDLKLLGLQQTFKKYPDLIGKITLLQVAVPTRERVPAYKNLKKVVDRLVGAINGQFGGPNYSPVQYIYRSVPETELLALYRRADAVLVTSKRDGMNLVAMEYVLAQDLKTPGVLILSEFAGAASLLGDALIINPWDVDAIADAIYRAYTMSEEERYERLHHSQDILLRYSATKWAEAFLDDLEAVDKSVVLRRVELLAADPSLWPHSFTKYIKGKKLRMVLDYDGTVVALARTPGRALLMKETKALLLQLCEYMEVYVLSGRSREFLDSQFSGMPVFLSAEHGAYFKKPEGEWESRVTSDINAWYGNVKKAMESYCEKVPLSFLETKEASLVWHYRESPEDFAEFQARKLADELRVGLSNEPVTIMMGAKIVEARAIECNKGSLLRWLLQTDTENTYTCLCLGDDKTDEDMFRVLGDTGASVKIGREKTEARFRLRSQEEVAPFFRALIQYSRQTGETTLEEENFCERSLK; this is translated from the coding sequence ATGCCAAACACTAAAAGAATTTTTGTGAGTAATAGATTGCCTTTTAGCATAGATCCTAAAACAGGAGACCTTAAGCGTGGCAGTGGTGGTTTGGTGTCGGCGTTGCTAGGAGTGAGTCTCCATGAGCCATTTGCGTGGGTAGGTTTTGAAAGCGATCCGAAGGCGGCTAAAAAAATTCAGGAAGAAGCCTCCAAACACGTCGAGAATTTACAGTGCTATCCTATTCAGCTATCGAAAGACATCTATGAAAAATACTACGATGGTTTTTCAAATGATATTCTTTGGCCGCTTTTCCACTATGAAGGACACTTCGCCAATTTCGATCGGGACAATTGGCTCGCATATGTCGAAGCCAACTTAAAAATGGCAGAAGGTGTTGCTCGCGTAGCGAACCCGGGTGACACGGTATGGGTCCATGACTTTCATTTTATGTTATTGCCGAAATTTTTGCGTCACTTGAAACCACAGCTCAAGATTGGCTTTTTCTTACATATCCCATTTCCAAGTGCAGAACTGTTCCGTCAGCTGCCGGTGCGAGAAGAAATTCTGTCCTCTCTTGTGCAATGTGATCTAATTGGCTTTCATGAGCATTCTTATCTTCGCCACTTCGATGTTTGTTTAAAGGCGATTCTCGGCATTGAGTCGTCGCTCTTTAAAGCGGAGATGGAAGGACACACAGTAAATCTCGGTGTTTATCCGATCAGTATCGATACCGAAGGCTATCTGAAGAAAGCCGAGCATGAAGAGGTTGTGGCGCAAGCTCAGCAGTACCGCGAGCAAAGCGTCGCTCCGTATATGCTTCTGGGCGTGGATCGGCTTGACTACACCAAAGGACTCGACCTCAAGCTGTTAGGGCTACAGCAGACTTTTAAAAAGTACCCTGACCTCATTGGTAAAATCACCTTGTTGCAAGTCGCAGTCCCGACACGCGAACGTGTGCCTGCTTACAAGAACCTTAAGAAAGTCGTCGATCGCTTGGTCGGCGCAATCAATGGTCAATTCGGCGGCCCTAATTATTCTCCGGTTCAATATATTTATCGCTCGGTTCCTGAAACAGAGTTGCTCGCGCTGTATCGTCGCGCAGATGCCGTTCTCGTTACAAGCAAACGCGACGGCATGAATTTAGTGGCGATGGAATATGTGCTTGCGCAGGACCTCAAAACTCCGGGAGTTTTGATTTTAAGCGAATTCGCGGGGGCGGCTTCTTTACTCGGTGATGCTTTGATCATTAATCCATGGGACGTAGATGCCATCGCCGACGCCATTTATCGCGCGTATACGATGAGTGAGGAAGAACGCTATGAAAGGTTGCACCACTCGCAGGACATTTTACTCCGCTATTCGGCGACCAAATGGGCGGAAGCTTTCTTGGATGATCTTGAAGCCGTTGATAAGTCCGTGGTGCTTCGTCGCGTGGAGCTGTTGGCGGCAGACCCGTCTTTGTGGCCGCATTCATTCACAAAGTACATCAAAGGCAAAAAATTGCGCATGGTGCTCGACTACGACGGCACTGTCGTGGCACTGGCCCGGACACCGGGTCGGGCTCTGCTGATGAAAGAGACGAAAGCTCTCTTGTTGCAGCTCTGTGAATATATGGAGGTCTATGTGCTCAGTGGCCGCTCCAGAGAATTTCTCGACAGTCAGTTTAGCGGCATGCCGGTTTTCTTGTCAGCAGAACATGGAGCTTATTTCAAAAAGCCCGAAGGAGAATGGGAAAGTCGCGTCACCTCCGATATTAATGCGTGGTATGGAAACGTGAAGAAGGCAATGGAATCATACTGTGAAAAAGTACCTCTTTCTTTCTTAGAGACCAAAGAGGCTTCTCTTGTCTGGCATTATCGCGAGTCGCCCGAAGATTTCGCGGAATTTCAGGCCCGAAAACTGGCCGATGAGTTGCGAGTCGGACTATCCAATGAACCGGTGACTATTATGATGGGCGCTAAAATCGTCGAGGCCCGGGCTATTGAGTGTAACAAGGGCTCTTTGCTCCGTTGGCTTTTACAGACGGACACCGAAAACACTTATACCTGTCTTTGCCTCGGCGACGATAAAACGGATGAAGATATGTTTAGAGTTCTCGGCGATACCGGAGCTTCGGTTAAAATTGGCCGAGAAAAAACTGAGGCCCGTTTCCGTCTTCGCAGTCAGGAAGAGGTGGCGCCTTTCTTCCGCGCGC
- a CDS encoding MCP four helix bundle domain-containing protein — protein sequence MGKWSLNLKISVVVAVLVSTMVFISYLGLSRMSSINDALNDIVGKNAARLAIALEIKSLFYLQLMNEKTFILEDTKESMQQVRNLMDKRHEEVKKLCADLHAISTELGKEEITKFLETYEAWFKKSEEVQAHAWNGDDAKAIELSRSVTKGLRAEAEKYILSTTDRNQKVMDREAKEAHELYLSSRSLVMAISLFSILFGITLAAIVLVKLSRTINRVVTDLSHNGDQVNLAAQQISSASQGLAQASTEQASSLEETVASVEELTSMVKVNSENARQAAELSNSTGAVAARGEKEIRDLVTSMNEISSDSKKIEEIINVIDDIAFQTNLLALNAAVEAARAGEQGKGFAVVADAVRALAQRSASAAKDIAGLIKGSVTKIEVGSSQANQSGAVLAEILDSVKKVVQLNNEIASASEEQSNGIAQISKALNQLDQTTQVNAASSEEAAAAAEELSAQAQSLSNVVILLEETIKGASAKTEHAIPPEEMAQKNLRSLPEKINAAA from the coding sequence ATGGGGAAGTGGAGTTTGAATCTCAAGATCAGCGTTGTTGTCGCTGTTTTGGTTTCCACAATGGTTTTTATTTCTTATCTGGGTTTATCGCGCATGAGTTCCATCAACGATGCATTAAATGATATTGTTGGAAAAAATGCTGCTCGATTAGCTATAGCACTTGAAATTAAATCACTATTTTATCTGCAGTTAATGAATGAAAAGACATTTATTCTCGAAGACACGAAAGAGAGCATGCAACAAGTCCGCAATCTCATGGACAAACGTCATGAGGAAGTGAAGAAACTCTGTGCGGATCTCCATGCCATTTCTACTGAACTTGGCAAAGAAGAGATCACGAAGTTCCTCGAAACTTATGAGGCTTGGTTCAAAAAATCAGAAGAAGTTCAGGCTCATGCTTGGAACGGCGACGATGCCAAAGCCATTGAACTGAGCCGTAGTGTGACCAAAGGTCTCCGGGCAGAGGCCGAAAAGTACATTCTTAGTACGACCGATCGCAATCAGAAAGTCATGGACCGTGAAGCCAAAGAAGCACACGAGCTCTATCTGAGCTCACGCAGCCTCGTGATGGCGATCAGTTTGTTCTCGATCTTATTTGGTATTACTTTGGCGGCGATAGTTCTTGTGAAGCTCAGTCGCACTATTAACCGCGTTGTCACTGACCTCAGCCACAATGGCGATCAGGTGAACTTGGCGGCCCAGCAGATTTCGTCTGCTTCTCAAGGTCTGGCTCAAGCGTCTACAGAGCAGGCTTCGTCATTGGAGGAAACTGTTGCTTCGGTCGAAGAGCTGACGTCTATGGTGAAAGTAAATTCTGAGAATGCCCGCCAAGCCGCGGAGCTTTCAAATTCAACGGGCGCCGTGGCGGCTCGTGGTGAAAAAGAGATCCGAGATCTTGTGACCTCGATGAATGAGATCTCTTCGGACTCCAAAAAGATTGAAGAAATTATCAATGTTATTGATGATATCGCATTCCAAACAAATTTGCTGGCGCTGAATGCCGCGGTTGAGGCAGCTCGTGCCGGTGAGCAGGGTAAAGGCTTCGCCGTGGTTGCAGATGCAGTCCGTGCTTTGGCGCAAAGAAGCGCGTCTGCAGCTAAAGACATCGCGGGCCTTATCAAGGGCAGTGTCACAAAGATTGAAGTGGGGAGCTCTCAAGCCAATCAGAGTGGCGCCGTGCTTGCTGAAATTCTTGATTCAGTGAAAAAGGTCGTTCAGTTGAATAACGAGATCGCGTCCGCAAGTGAGGAACAATCCAACGGCATTGCTCAGATCAGTAAAGCGCTAAATCAGCTTGATCAAACGACGCAGGTGAATGCAGCCTCTTCTGAGGAGGCGGCGGCAGCCGCCGAAGAGCTCTCAGCTCAAGCTCAATCTCTTTCGAACGTGGTGATTTTGCTGGAAGAAACTATTAAGGGAGCCAGCGCCAAGACGGAGCATGCTATACCGCCAGAAGAAATGGCGCAGAAAAATCTTCGCAGCCTGCCTGAGAAGATAAATGCCGCGGCATAA
- a CDS encoding DUF3943 domain-containing protein, with the protein MKLRPSLLVAALLISSIQAHAFEWAFQPSPTPDPVQEAIENPYGRYYTRKDIERINREIETERSRASGMAKGQVITIDTRDQESCLLIQKQLESSPMMGVNDPRRLCDQDPQNPLTSVVILSPSNETEWRREIDISRLKSSERNIYTSTRNASLAAVGVAGILYMMPESVSKWDKSKMKNLGKNWRDNVKAGPVVDKDDWAINFIGHPYSGAAYYQIARHSGLGPWGSFGYSVVMSTFFWEYGVEAFAEVPSIQDLIITPVIGSIMGEIFYRTEMRIRANDGKVLGSKKFGSFLMIVMNPMGAISDEINNVFGKKVVQDARANWVVRQRSYGSGPNIEKSGFWGLELQFKF; encoded by the coding sequence ATGAAATTGCGCCCTTCACTTTTAGTTGCCGCTCTCCTGATCTCGTCCATTCAGGCTCATGCCTTTGAGTGGGCTTTTCAGCCTTCGCCGACGCCGGATCCTGTTCAGGAGGCGATTGAAAATCCTTACGGTCGTTACTACACACGTAAAGACATCGAACGAATCAACCGTGAAATCGAAACCGAAAGAAGCCGTGCTTCGGGAATGGCCAAAGGCCAGGTGATTACCATCGATACGCGGGACCAAGAGTCTTGCTTACTCATTCAAAAGCAGCTCGAGTCGTCACCTATGATGGGAGTGAACGATCCGCGCAGACTTTGTGATCAAGATCCACAGAATCCACTGACGAGTGTTGTGATTTTAAGCCCATCCAATGAAACTGAATGGCGTCGTGAAATCGACATTAGTCGGCTGAAATCTTCAGAAAGAAACATTTATACCAGCACACGCAATGCTTCTTTGGCGGCAGTGGGGGTCGCGGGCATTCTATATATGATGCCAGAGAGCGTGTCCAAGTGGGATAAAAGTAAAATGAAGAATCTCGGTAAGAACTGGCGCGACAACGTGAAGGCAGGTCCCGTCGTCGATAAAGACGATTGGGCTATTAACTTCATCGGCCATCCTTACTCGGGTGCGGCTTATTATCAAATTGCCCGCCATTCAGGTTTAGGGCCTTGGGGCTCCTTTGGCTATTCGGTTGTGATGTCGACATTCTTCTGGGAATACGGTGTTGAAGCCTTTGCGGAAGTTCCTTCGATTCAGGATTTGATCATTACACCGGTCATTGGATCGATTATGGGCGAGATCTTCTATCGCACAGAAATGAGGATCCGCGCAAACGACGGAAAAGTTCTGGGCTCAAAAAAATTTGGTTCTTTCTTAATGATCGTTATGAACCCAATGGGCGCTATTAGCGATGAGATTAATAATGTGTTTGGCAAGAAGGTTGTTCAAGATGCGCGCGCCAACTGGGTTGTGCGTCAGCGCAGCTATGGCTCGGGCCCGAATATCGAAAAGAGTGGGTTCTGGGGCCTCGAGCTACAGTTTAAGTTCTAA